A single Anatilimnocola floriformis DNA region contains:
- a CDS encoding GTPase, giving the protein MESETTATLLTPPGRGALATIRVRGPQAWQITNACLTKPIELADSAVMRPWLREFRSAQGAGEELVVCFSSECEARIHCHGGTAACEAVLKALEEQGAQREQGTLAEPNADARNALAGALSEKTALILLDQLQGAWGKEIQTIIDLIQRSEHTDARARVEALLSRVPLGQHLTQPWQVVLAGRPNAGKSNLLNALLGFQRSITSPEPGTTRDVVTARTAFDGWPVELRDTAGLRTTTDAIEVAGVELAERELRAADLVLFLIPSTDSFSEAAVQLQTIRELRGDRPLIVVSTKSDLPTQTPIGNAIAVSAVSGVGLAELAAAIVHRLIGAPPQPDEAVPFLPEHAAALTNARDALDAGSPQLVLFSLNEIR; this is encoded by the coding sequence ATGGAATCTGAAACCACCGCCACTCTTCTCACCCCTCCCGGCCGCGGCGCGCTCGCAACAATCAGAGTTCGCGGACCACAAGCCTGGCAAATCACCAACGCTTGTCTGACTAAGCCGATCGAATTGGCCGACTCTGCAGTGATGCGGCCGTGGCTGCGCGAATTCCGTAGCGCTCAGGGCGCAGGCGAGGAACTGGTTGTTTGTTTTTCGAGCGAATGCGAAGCCCGCATTCACTGTCACGGTGGCACCGCGGCGTGCGAGGCCGTGCTGAAAGCTTTGGAAGAACAAGGCGCGCAGCGGGAACAAGGAACTCTTGCCGAGCCGAATGCGGATGCGCGAAACGCGCTGGCCGGCGCACTTAGCGAAAAAACAGCCCTGATCCTGCTCGATCAACTCCAGGGAGCCTGGGGCAAAGAAATTCAAACCATCATCGACCTGATTCAGCGATCAGAGCACACAGACGCTCGTGCCCGCGTCGAAGCCTTACTCTCGCGAGTGCCACTCGGCCAACATCTGACCCAACCCTGGCAGGTTGTCCTTGCCGGCCGACCGAACGCCGGCAAAAGCAATTTGCTGAACGCTCTGCTCGGCTTTCAGCGATCCATCACGAGTCCTGAACCGGGTACCACACGCGATGTCGTCACGGCCCGCACCGCATTCGACGGCTGGCCGGTAGAACTGCGCGACACGGCAGGCTTGCGAACAACAACCGACGCGATCGAAGTCGCCGGCGTGGAACTCGCCGAGCGTGAACTCAGGGCGGCTGATTTGGTTCTCTTCCTGATCCCGTCGACTGACTCTTTTTCTGAAGCTGCCGTACAGTTGCAGACCATTCGCGAACTTCGTGGTGATCGGCCGCTGATCGTGGTTAGCACGAAGAGCGATCTGCCCACGCAAACTCCAATTGGAAATGCAATCGCGGTTTCCGCAGTCTCAGGAGTCGGCTTGGCGGAACTTGCCGCCGCGATCGTACACCGCTTGATTGGTGCTCCGCCCCAACCCGACGAGGCAGTTCCCTTCCTGCCAGAACATGCAGCTGCGCTGACGAACGCGCGGGATGCTCTCGACGCGGGATCGCCGCAATTGGTCTTATTCAGCCTGAACGAAATTCGCTGA
- a CDS encoding FAD-binding domain-containing protein, protein MHHVPAIRIRSVNDQPIHGDGDFVLYWMTAFRRVRFNFSLQRAIEHCRTLGKPLVILEAVRTRYPWASDRLHHFIIQGMADNDAAVEKTKNPGVIYYPYVEPDHGKGSGLLAALAKRACLVVTDDFPCFFLPQLVKLAGRQLPLLVEAVDSNGLVPLRGTDHVFTMAFHFRRWLQKNLSPWLEKSEFPVADPLRNELPQIEPLPKSITNRWKPADLTALLSESGLAKLPIDHEVKPTKTNGGTVAAEKVLKEFLKHRLSRYKEERNQPEQEVASGVSPYLHFGHLSVHEIFHAAAKLEDWSLDCLAKKATGKNEGWWGTSPQLESYLDELITWREIGFNFCTHRQDYDKYDSLPDWCQKTLEKHARDKRPNLYELPEFEAAKTYDPLWNAAQRQLVREGRIHNYLRMLWGKKVLEWSASPQEALQTLIHLNNKYALDGRNPNSYSGIFWCLGRYDRPWAPERPIFGMIRWMSSDNTARKVRVKNYLRQYA, encoded by the coding sequence ATGCATCACGTTCCCGCCATTCGTATTCGCTCCGTCAACGATCAGCCGATTCACGGCGACGGCGACTTTGTGCTGTATTGGATGACTGCGTTCCGCCGCGTGCGGTTCAATTTCAGTTTGCAGCGAGCCATCGAGCACTGTCGTACTCTCGGCAAACCGCTGGTCATTCTCGAAGCGGTTCGCACGCGATATCCCTGGGCTAGCGATCGCCTGCATCACTTCATCATTCAAGGGATGGCCGACAACGACGCCGCGGTCGAGAAGACGAAAAATCCGGGCGTCATTTACTATCCCTACGTCGAGCCTGATCACGGCAAAGGAAGCGGCCTGCTCGCGGCACTCGCAAAGCGGGCCTGCCTAGTGGTGACCGATGACTTTCCGTGTTTCTTTCTGCCGCAACTCGTGAAACTGGCGGGAAGACAATTGCCGTTGCTCGTAGAAGCTGTCGATTCGAACGGACTCGTGCCGTTGCGCGGGACCGATCATGTCTTCACGATGGCGTTTCACTTCCGTCGCTGGTTGCAGAAGAACCTATCGCCTTGGCTCGAGAAAAGTGAGTTCCCGGTTGCTGATCCACTCCGGAACGAACTGCCGCAGATTGAACCCTTGCCGAAGTCGATTACTAATCGCTGGAAGCCGGCTGACCTCACCGCCCTCCTGAGTGAAAGCGGCCTCGCCAAGTTGCCCATCGATCACGAGGTGAAACCCACCAAAACCAACGGCGGCACGGTTGCTGCAGAAAAGGTGCTCAAGGAGTTTTTGAAGCACCGCTTGTCGCGCTACAAGGAGGAACGAAATCAGCCCGAGCAGGAAGTGGCCAGCGGCGTTTCGCCCTATCTGCATTTCGGCCATCTGTCGGTGCATGAAATCTTCCACGCTGCCGCGAAACTGGAAGATTGGTCGCTCGATTGTCTCGCCAAAAAAGCGACTGGCAAAAATGAAGGCTGGTGGGGAACGTCGCCGCAGCTTGAATCTTATCTCGACGAGTTGATCACGTGGCGGGAGATTGGATTTAACTTCTGCACGCATCGGCAGGACTATGACAAGTACGATTCGCTACCGGATTGGTGCCAGAAGACGCTGGAAAAACACGCTCGCGACAAGCGGCCGAATCTCTATGAGCTGCCGGAGTTCGAAGCAGCGAAGACTTACGATCCACTCTGGAATGCGGCTCAACGGCAGTTGGTGCGTGAAGGGCGCATTCACAATTACCTGCGGATGCTGTGGGGTAAAAAAGTGCTGGAGTGGTCGGCGTCGCCGCAGGAAGCGTTGCAGACGCTGATTCATCTCAACAACAAATACGCCCTCGATGGCCGCAACCCAAATTCGTACAGCGGCATCTTTTGGTGCCTCGGCCGTTACGATCGACCGTGGGCACCCGAACGGCCGATCTTCGGCATGATTCGCTGGATGAGCAGCGACAACACCGCCCGCAAGGTGCGCGTGAAAAACTACCTGCGGCAGTACGCGTAG